The DNA window TCTTCCCTGGTTCTGTCTGTCCCCTCCCTTTCCTTCCTCCACTGTTGGGCCCTTTCTGGCCCGAGGATcagtctctctttttttccaCTTAATCTCTCACGTTTAGTTTGAGGACATTATCAGCCGCTTTAAGCCATCAGTGGACAGTCTCGGATTTGCTGTGTGCATTCTGCTATGTACACTCTCCTATGTCTTATGCTGGTTTAGCGTCCCCGACTTTCCCTTGACCTTCCGGCGTCCGACCCTTGCACCAAGAAGTCTGACTTCTTCCTGTCAAGTGTGTCTGGATCGTCGTCAAGCAGTACCATCATGTCGATGCTAGGACCACCGTAGCCAAGCACCCAGGCATTCAACCACACTCAGTCAGTGTCCCCAGCATATCAACGCCGAGCCCATCAAACCCCTCCCGTTGGACTTTGAGTGTGGCCAGTTGGACGGCGAAACTCAGCTTCTTCCCCGTGCTCCAGTCGCCAGGGTGGCATATCAACCCGTACAGCATACCGGCTATGAATGTGTCCCCTGCTCCTACGGCACTATATCTCGGACAGTGGTCAGTTCCTGCAGTTCTACGCGACTTGTGTTATGCGTCATGCTGTGGTGTGTTGTGATGTGTGGGACATGGAGAAGGACGTACTCAACCACGGAAATATCTCCTCCGGATTTGCTCTGGACAGGGCAGGGGCAGCGAAGAGTCTGGCCTGTCGACCGAGGCAGTCCAGCAGCTCCATCTTCACCCCACGTACAAACTGCCAGTGACCTATGTATGCATAGTCTCGTCAGTCAACAAACCCCAAGCCAGCACAAGCGCAAGCAAAAAAGCACTGTCTTTGTTGCCATAATACGTACGCCTTGTGGTGCCCTTCGGCTTTCAGGCACTCTTCCGGGGTTTTGTGACCACGACTCTGTGCACTTGTCAGATCACATTAACCACGACAGCCCAATGTCTCTTGAGTCCACTCTCACCTCAGCCCAACTTCGCGAGTAGAAGACAACGTCCGCCTCGGCCGCCAATCCCGACAGACCTTCCCTGCCAGGCTTCTCGACTTCGACGCTGATAGTTGCTTTCGGTAGTAGGTTATGCAACAGACGGATACAGTTTTGTACGGTTTGTGGGATCCGGCCCTATTACGTCCACCCTTAGTCTTGCGTCCATGTCCAAAGGCCGCTGCTTGAATCCTACCTCAAAGTGCCACCATGTCTCCTGGTCAGTTCCGAAACTTTGCGCGATAGTGCCAAACTCGTCTTCGGTCATCTCTGGAAGGTCGTTGTAATTGACGAGCGTGCGACTGCCTGATGT is part of the Fusarium poae strain DAOMC 252244 chromosome 4, whole genome shotgun sequence genome and encodes:
- a CDS encoding hypothetical protein (BUSCO:43305at5125); the encoded protein is MVKRHIVNDKQQKSIALSPLPDVSSSATKRVVSSFGPQSKIDFSHCLYRHESTEAASSYIIRSETSGSRTLVNYNDLPEMTEDEFGTIAQSFGTDQETWWHFEGRIPQTVQNCIRLLHNLLPKATISVEVEKPGREGLSGLAAEADVVFYSRSWAESRGHKTPEECLKAEGHHKASLAVCTWGEDGAAGLPRSTGQTLRCPCPVQSKSGGDISVVDRVELQELTTVRDIVP